In a genomic window of Littorina saxatilis isolate snail1 linkage group LG6, US_GU_Lsax_2.0, whole genome shotgun sequence:
- the LOC138968717 gene encoding scavenger receptor class B member 1-like isoform X2 — translation MFDIVNPEEVLQGGQPSVVEKGPYTYRATLEKFNITFNTNRTVTYRQRQTFVFDRDRSVGWDNDTFTTVSAPLFTVGTLLQYQYPFLKDAVNVLLEGLEEKALIKVSVHDIFWGYPDPFLKLVKEVFDKLHLHNDLITGVFGYYMGKNATDDGLYTAFTGTDDLAKFLLVNYWNREHSLSYWSTKQANMLNGTDGSLFPPFVTKDRIVQYFDSNVFRSISMNFKEDSNVRGIPTLKFVVEDKEFANATINPANAGFCTPRDHCIPSGLLNCSAMGHGAPLYVSLPHFLGADPYYFNLVEGLHPDRQKHQPFFHLHAMTGVCLSAGRRYQLNIQMKEYPFLSKTNGLKLSYVPVLWINGQAEIDDRIKNLFQDQIESPLAAVNDFHYAMFGIGPAMMLIPLVILIRHKRRAKKKRTSNTNGHTVQNGTTTIAGETNGHTVRNGTTTIPDETSPLISNSDERDN, via the exons ATGTTTGACATCGTCAACCCCGAGGAGGTTCTTCAGGGAGGACAGCCTTCTGTGGTGGAGAAAGGACCCTACACTTACAG GGCGACATTAGAGAAGTTCAACATCACATTCAACACCAACAGAACAGTGACATACAGACAACGACAGACGTTTGTCTTTGATCGAGATCGCTCCGTTGGCTGGGACAACGATACCTTCACCACTGTTAGCGCTCCTCTCTTT ACAGTGGGTACGCTGCTACAGTACCAGTACCCTTTCCTCAAAGACGCGGTCAACGTGTTGCTGGAGGGTCTGGAGGAGAAGGCGCTCATCAAGGTGTCCGTGCACGACATCTTCTGGGGGTACCCTGACCCCTTCCTCAAGCTGGTGAAGGAGGTGTTCGACAAGCTGCATCTCCACAACGACCTCATCACGGGGGTCTTCGGCTACTACATGGGG AAAAATGCAACAGACGATGGCCTCTACACTGCCTTCACTGGAACAGATGATCTGGCAAAATTTCTTTTAGTCAACTATTGGAACAGAGAACA TTCACTCAGCTACTGGAGCACGAAACAAGCTAACATGCTGAACGGAACTG ATGGTTCTTTGTTTCCACCGTTTGTGACAAAAGACAGGATAGTGCAATATTTTGACTCCAATGTATTCAG ATCCATATCGATGAATTTCAAAGAGGACAGCAATGTTCGCGGCATACCTACGTTGAAGTTTGTGGTGGAGGACAAAGAGTTTGCCAACGCTACAATCAACCCCGCCAACGCTGGATTCTGCACGCCGCGCGACCACTGTATTCCTTCAGGGCTCCTCAACTGCAGTGCCATGGGTCACG GTGCCCCCCTCTACGTTTCTCTGCCACACTTTCTGGGTGCCGACCCATACTACTTTAACCTGGTGGAGGGTCTGCATCCTGATAGACAGAAACACCAGCCTTTCTTTCATCTCCATGCG ATGACTGGTGTTTGTCTCTCAGCGGGTAGGAGATACCAACTGAACATTCAAATGAAAGAATATCCTTTTCTCAG caagacgaATGGATTGAAACTGTCCTATGTGCCTGTGCTCTGGATCAATGGA CAAGCTGAAATTGATGACAGGATAAAAAACTTGTTTCAAGATCAGATTGAAAGTCCACTGGCAGCAGTCAACGATTTTCATTATGCGATGTTTGGTATTGGACCTGCTATGATGCTGATACCTTTGGTGATTTTAATACGACACAAACGTCGTGCAAAGAAAAAG AGGACAAGCAATACCAATGGACATACCGTTCAGAATGGAACAACAACGATAGCTGGTGAAACAAATGGACATACCGTTCGGAATGGAACAACAACGATACCTGATGAAACATCTCCCCTTATTTCAAACTCAGATGAAAGAGACAATTAA
- the LOC138968717 gene encoding lysosome membrane protein 2-like isoform X5 — protein sequence MKKANVVCLVMMGVTGAFFFIATCCYTPLMNYIVHLKMHQMMALGPDSYSFDYWKNPPLPVYFQLYMFDIVNPEEVLQGGQPSLVEKGPYTYRATLEKFNITFNTNRTVTYRQRQTFVFDRDRSVGWDNDTFTTVSAPLFTVGTLLQYQYPFLKDAVNVLLEGLEEKALIKVSVHDIFWGYPDPFLKLVKEVFDKLHLHNDLITGVFGYYMGKNATDDGLYTAFTGTDDLAKFLLVNYWNREHSLSYWSTKQANMLNGTDGSLFPPFVTKDRIVQYFDSNVFRSISMNFKEDSNVRGIPTLKFVVEDKEFANATINPANAGFCTPRDHCIPSGLLNCSAMGHGAPL from the exons ATGAAGAAGGCTAACGTGGTGTGTCTGGTCATGATGGGGGTGACGGGGGCCTTTTTCTTCATCGCCACCTGTTGCTACACCCCCCTCATGAACTACATCGTGCACCTCAAGATGCACCAG ATGATGGCTCTGGGTCCTGACTCCTACTCTTTCGACTACTGGAAGAACCCCCCTCTGCCCGTATACTTCCAGCTGTATATGTTTGACATCGTCAACCCCGAGGAGGTGCTTCAAGGGGGCCAGCCTTCTCTGGTGGAGAAAGGACCCTACACTTACAG GGCGACATTAGAGAAGTTCAACATCACATTCAACACCAACAGAACAGTGACATACAGACAACGACAGACGTTTGTCTTTGATCGAGATCGCTCCGTTGGCTGGGACAACGATACCTTCACCACTGTTAGCGCTCCTCTCTTT ACAGTGGGTACGCTGCTACAGTACCAGTACCCTTTCCTCAAAGACGCGGTCAACGTGTTGCTGGAGGGTCTGGAGGAGAAGGCGCTCATCAAGGTGTCCGTGCACGACATCTTCTGGGGGTACCCTGACCCCTTCCTCAAGCTGGTGAAGGAGGTGTTCGACAAGCTGCATCTCCACAACGACCTCATCACGGGGGTCTTCGGCTACTACATGGGG AAAAATGCAACAGACGATGGCCTCTACACTGCCTTCACTGGAACAGATGATCTGGCAAAATTTCTTTTAGTCAACTATTGGAACAGAGAACA TTCACTCAGCTACTGGAGCACGAAACAAGCTAACATGCTGAACGGAACTG ATGGTTCTTTGTTTCCACCGTTTGTGACAAAAGACAGGATAGTGCAATATTTTGACTCCAATGTATTCAG ATCCATATCGATGAATTTCAAAGAGGACAGCAATGTTCGCGGCATACCTACGTTGAAGTTTGTGGTGGAGGACAAAGAGTTTGCCAACGCTACAATCAACCCCGCCAACGCTGGATTCTGCACGCCGCGCGACCACTGTATTCCTTCAGGGCTCCTCAACTGCAGTGCCATGGGTCACG GTGCCCCCCTCTAG
- the LOC138968717 gene encoding lysosome membrane protein 2-like isoform X3: protein MFDIVNPEEVLQGGQPSLVEKGPYTYRATLEKFNITFNTNRTVTYRQRQTFVFDRDRSVGWDNDTFTTVSAPLFTVGTLLQYQYPFLKDAVNVLLEGLEEKALIKVSVHDIFWGYPDPFLKLVKEVFDKLHLHNDLITGVFGYYMGKNATDDGLYTAFTGTDDLAKFLLVNYWNREHSLSYWSTKQANMLNGTDGSLFPPFVTKDRIVQYFDSNVFRSISMNFKEDSNVRGIPTLKFVVEDKEFANATINPANAGFCTPRDHCIPSGLLNCSAMGHGAPLYVSLPHFLGADPYYFNLVEGLHPDRQKHQPFFHLHAMTGVCLSAGRRYQLNIQMKEYPFLSKTNGLKLSYVPVLWINGQAEIDDRIKNLFQDQIESPLAAVNDFHYAMFGIGPAMMLIPLVILIRHKRRAKKKRTSNTNGHTVQNGTTTIAGETNGHTVRNGTTTIPDETSPLISNSDERDN from the exons ATGTTTGACATCGTCAACCCCGAGGAGGTGCTTCAAGGGGGCCAGCCTTCTCTGGTGGAGAAAGGACCCTACACTTACAG GGCGACATTAGAGAAGTTCAACATCACATTCAACACCAACAGAACAGTGACATACAGACAACGACAGACGTTTGTCTTTGATCGAGATCGCTCCGTTGGCTGGGACAACGATACCTTCACCACTGTTAGCGCTCCTCTCTTT ACAGTGGGTACGCTGCTACAGTACCAGTACCCTTTCCTCAAAGACGCGGTCAACGTGTTGCTGGAGGGTCTGGAGGAGAAGGCGCTCATCAAGGTGTCCGTGCACGACATCTTCTGGGGGTACCCTGACCCCTTCCTCAAGCTGGTGAAGGAGGTGTTCGACAAGCTGCATCTCCACAACGACCTCATCACGGGGGTCTTCGGCTACTACATGGGG AAAAATGCAACAGACGATGGCCTCTACACTGCCTTCACTGGAACAGATGATCTGGCAAAATTTCTTTTAGTCAACTATTGGAACAGAGAACA TTCACTCAGCTACTGGAGCACGAAACAAGCTAACATGCTGAACGGAACTG ATGGTTCTTTGTTTCCACCGTTTGTGACAAAAGACAGGATAGTGCAATATTTTGACTCCAATGTATTCAG ATCCATATCGATGAATTTCAAAGAGGACAGCAATGTTCGCGGCATACCTACGTTGAAGTTTGTGGTGGAGGACAAAGAGTTTGCCAACGCTACAATCAACCCCGCCAACGCTGGATTCTGCACGCCGCGCGACCACTGTATTCCTTCAGGGCTCCTCAACTGCAGTGCCATGGGTCACG GTGCCCCCCTCTACGTTTCTCTGCCACACTTTCTGGGTGCCGACCCATACTACTTTAACCTGGTGGAGGGTCTGCATCCTGATAGACAGAAACACCAGCCTTTCTTTCATCTCCATGCG ATGACTGGTGTTTGTCTCTCAGCGGGTAGGAGATACCAACTGAACATTCAAATGAAAGAATATCCTTTTCTCAG caagacgaATGGATTGAAACTGTCCTATGTGCCTGTGCTCTGGATCAATGGA CAAGCTGAAATTGATGACAGGATAAAAAACTTGTTTCAAGATCAGATTGAAAGTCCACTGGCAGCAGTCAACGATTTTCATTATGCGATGTTTGGTATTGGACCTGCTATGATGCTGATACCTTTGGTGATTTTAATACGACACAAACGTCGTGCAAAGAAAAAG AGGACAAGCAATACCAATGGACATACCGTTCAGAATGGAACAACAACGATAGCTGGTGAAACAAATGGACATACCGTTCGGAATGGAACAACAACGATACCTGATGAAACATCTCCCCTTATTTCAAACTCAGATGAAAGAGACAATTAA
- the LOC138968717 gene encoding lysosome membrane protein 2-like isoform X1 gives MKKANVVCLVMMGVTGAFFFIATCCYTPLMNYIVHLKMHQMMALGPDSYSFDYWKNPPLPVYFQLYMFDIVNPEEVLQGGQPSLVEKGPYTYRATLEKFNITFNTNRTVTYRQRQTFVFDRDRSVGWDNDTFTTVSAPLFTVGTLLQYQYPFLKDAVNVLLEGLEEKALIKVSVHDIFWGYPDPFLKLVKEVFDKLHLHNDLITGVFGYYMGKNATDDGLYTAFTGTDDLAKFLLVNYWNREHSLSYWSTKQANMLNGTDGSLFPPFVTKDRIVQYFDSNVFRSISMNFKEDSNVRGIPTLKFVVEDKEFANATINPANAGFCTPRDHCIPSGLLNCSAMGHGAPLYVSLPHFLGADPYYFNLVEGLHPDRQKHQPFFHLHAMTGVCLSAGRRYQLNIQMKEYPFLSKTNGLKLSYVPVLWINGQAEIDDRIKNLFQDQIESPLAAVNDFHYAMFGIGPAMMLIPLVILIRHKRRAKKKRTSNTNGHTVQNGTTTIAGETNGHTVRNGTTTIPDETSPLISNSDERDN, from the exons ATGAAGAAGGCTAACGTGGTGTGTCTGGTCATGATGGGGGTGACGGGGGCCTTTTTCTTCATCGCCACCTGTTGCTACACCCCCCTCATGAACTACATCGTGCACCTCAAGATGCACCAG ATGATGGCTCTGGGTCCTGACTCCTACTCTTTCGACTACTGGAAGAACCCCCCTCTGCCCGTATACTTCCAGCTGTATATGTTTGACATCGTCAACCCCGAGGAGGTGCTTCAAGGGGGCCAGCCTTCTCTGGTGGAGAAAGGACCCTACACTTACAG GGCGACATTAGAGAAGTTCAACATCACATTCAACACCAACAGAACAGTGACATACAGACAACGACAGACGTTTGTCTTTGATCGAGATCGCTCCGTTGGCTGGGACAACGATACCTTCACCACTGTTAGCGCTCCTCTCTTT ACAGTGGGTACGCTGCTACAGTACCAGTACCCTTTCCTCAAAGACGCGGTCAACGTGTTGCTGGAGGGTCTGGAGGAGAAGGCGCTCATCAAGGTGTCCGTGCACGACATCTTCTGGGGGTACCCTGACCCCTTCCTCAAGCTGGTGAAGGAGGTGTTCGACAAGCTGCATCTCCACAACGACCTCATCACGGGGGTCTTCGGCTACTACATGGGG AAAAATGCAACAGACGATGGCCTCTACACTGCCTTCACTGGAACAGATGATCTGGCAAAATTTCTTTTAGTCAACTATTGGAACAGAGAACA TTCACTCAGCTACTGGAGCACGAAACAAGCTAACATGCTGAACGGAACTG ATGGTTCTTTGTTTCCACCGTTTGTGACAAAAGACAGGATAGTGCAATATTTTGACTCCAATGTATTCAG ATCCATATCGATGAATTTCAAAGAGGACAGCAATGTTCGCGGCATACCTACGTTGAAGTTTGTGGTGGAGGACAAAGAGTTTGCCAACGCTACAATCAACCCCGCCAACGCTGGATTCTGCACGCCGCGCGACCACTGTATTCCTTCAGGGCTCCTCAACTGCAGTGCCATGGGTCACG GTGCCCCCCTCTACGTTTCTCTGCCACACTTTCTGGGTGCCGACCCATACTACTTTAACCTGGTGGAGGGTCTGCATCCTGATAGACAGAAACACCAGCCTTTCTTTCATCTCCATGCG ATGACTGGTGTTTGTCTCTCAGCGGGTAGGAGATACCAACTGAACATTCAAATGAAAGAATATCCTTTTCTCAG caagacgaATGGATTGAAACTGTCCTATGTGCCTGTGCTCTGGATCAATGGA CAAGCTGAAATTGATGACAGGATAAAAAACTTGTTTCAAGATCAGATTGAAAGTCCACTGGCAGCAGTCAACGATTTTCATTATGCGATGTTTGGTATTGGACCTGCTATGATGCTGATACCTTTGGTGATTTTAATACGACACAAACGTCGTGCAAAGAAAAAG AGGACAAGCAATACCAATGGACATACCGTTCAGAATGGAACAACAACGATAGCTGGTGAAACAAATGGACATACCGTTCGGAATGGAACAACAACGATACCTGATGAAACATCTCCCCTTATTTCAAACTCAGATGAAAGAGACAATTAA
- the LOC138968717 gene encoding lysosome membrane protein 2-like isoform X4 has protein sequence MKKANVVCLVMMGVTGAFFFIATCCYTPLMNYIVHLKMHQMMALGPDSYSFDYWKNPPLPVYFQLYMFDIVNPEEVLQGGQPSLVEKGPYTYRATLEKFNITFNTNRTVTYRQRQTFVFDRDRSVGWDNDTFTTVSAPLFTVGTLLQYQYPFLKDAVNVLLEGLEEKALIKVSVHDIFWGYPDPFLKLVKEVFDKLHLHNDLITGVFGYYMGKNATDDGLYTAFTGTDDLAKFLLVNYWNREHSLSYWSTKQANMLNGTDGSLFPPFVTKDRIVQYFDSNVFRSISMNFKEDSNVRGIPTLKFVVEDKEFANATINPANAGFCTPRDHCIPSGLLNCSAMGHGAPLYVSLPHFLGADPYYFNQV, from the exons ATGAAGAAGGCTAACGTGGTGTGTCTGGTCATGATGGGGGTGACGGGGGCCTTTTTCTTCATCGCCACCTGTTGCTACACCCCCCTCATGAACTACATCGTGCACCTCAAGATGCACCAG ATGATGGCTCTGGGTCCTGACTCCTACTCTTTCGACTACTGGAAGAACCCCCCTCTGCCCGTATACTTCCAGCTGTATATGTTTGACATCGTCAACCCCGAGGAGGTGCTTCAAGGGGGCCAGCCTTCTCTGGTGGAGAAAGGACCCTACACTTACAG GGCGACATTAGAGAAGTTCAACATCACATTCAACACCAACAGAACAGTGACATACAGACAACGACAGACGTTTGTCTTTGATCGAGATCGCTCCGTTGGCTGGGACAACGATACCTTCACCACTGTTAGCGCTCCTCTCTTT ACAGTGGGTACGCTGCTACAGTACCAGTACCCTTTCCTCAAAGACGCGGTCAACGTGTTGCTGGAGGGTCTGGAGGAGAAGGCGCTCATCAAGGTGTCCGTGCACGACATCTTCTGGGGGTACCCTGACCCCTTCCTCAAGCTGGTGAAGGAGGTGTTCGACAAGCTGCATCTCCACAACGACCTCATCACGGGGGTCTTCGGCTACTACATGGGG AAAAATGCAACAGACGATGGCCTCTACACTGCCTTCACTGGAACAGATGATCTGGCAAAATTTCTTTTAGTCAACTATTGGAACAGAGAACA TTCACTCAGCTACTGGAGCACGAAACAAGCTAACATGCTGAACGGAACTG ATGGTTCTTTGTTTCCACCGTTTGTGACAAAAGACAGGATAGTGCAATATTTTGACTCCAATGTATTCAG ATCCATATCGATGAATTTCAAAGAGGACAGCAATGTTCGCGGCATACCTACGTTGAAGTTTGTGGTGGAGGACAAAGAGTTTGCCAACGCTACAATCAACCCCGCCAACGCTGGATTCTGCACGCCGCGCGACCACTGTATTCCTTCAGGGCTCCTCAACTGCAGTGCCATGGGTCACG GTGCCCCCCTCTACGTGTCTCTGCCACACTTTCTGGGTGCCGACCCATACTACTTTAACCAGGTGTAA